ATATCTTGTAATATACATGCATGGTTTCCCCCACTTGGGTTGTGCGCCCTTTTCTCCCATTCATCACTGGACTTAGTGATCTTATGCAATGGGGAATGCATCCCCCAAGGATTATATCCACCATCATTGGACATATTATACTATCCCATAATTAGATTGGGTACCGATTTCAGCCACAAAACATCTCTATTGaatcttttaattataaaaattatccaAGATTTTCTCCATAATTCCATCAGCTTGATATAGAGACATACTTAAAGTAATACCATTTATGTGTGCATGCAACTTTTTATAGAGACATGCTTAGAGGAATATCGTTTGTATGGGCATGCACAAGTTAATGAGTTTTGGAAAAAGAACCCAAGTTtgctaattttaattatttccaattatttgaataattatCAAACATATGACGTAATGACAATTAGACATCATAGAAACAAATATGATTTCAATAGTTCGTCATGAATCTAAAACGAAATCAACAATAAATAGTTAGTTAGATCCATAATATCATAACATATAGTGAATCAAATAATCCACAAGTCTGTTCATAGAACAGGCATGCATAGCCCCCACTTACATTGATCAATAAATTTTAACAATCGAAGGAGTACATTACGCTCTTCTTTTCCCTTCCTCGCCTACTCTCACTAGcgctctcttttcttttctttccttgccTACTCTCACTAGCACACCTACCTTCGTCGttccttttctttcctcgcTAGTTTCACACCTCGCATTTTACTCTCacacttttcattttctattgcTCATAAGTTATCACCGGTCACCCTATTTATAAAGCCAGTTAGAAATTAAGGCTCATCCTCTGTTACACTAGTGTCTAGTCCTGATACCCTAGGTCATGGTAGCATGTCAGCATGCATCTTTTCTAGTATTGTCTCCAGTCTCTCTCTTCATGCGATCCATCATTCTTAGCATACATAGTCCCCCTATGTCTACACAACAGTAATTTACAGGCCACTAAAACTCTTCAACTTTCAAGTAAGTATGCCGAGCAAGTATGCTCGACATTTCCAAGGAAGTATTCCAAACAAGTATGCTTGGCCTTTTTTTAGCAATTATGCTCTCCATTTTCGAGCCATTATATATGCACGAAATCTCCGAGCATGAGCATGGAATCcaacgtattttttttaaaaaaaatagaaaatttagaAACCAACATgaaaaatctcactttttagTGGTAATGAACTTTCATCatgttttaaaaagagtatACAAGACTTGCATACTCaataactatatctaacattacacATTTTCTATACTTCTTCTCTATTCGTTGACTTCTCTATAGGCatttcttttacctttttttgtGTACGACCTTTGTTGGTTGTTCGGCCTCCATTCTTTGCGTAAAAAATCAGCAATCCCATTGACTTGATGATCTCAATACGCATGAGAGATCTAAGTAGAAATTTTGTTAAGTATAGATTAGATGATGAAGTTTGCTTTTCATCATGTAGAATTAAGTTTCTAAGATAATTGGTAATTTAATGTAATAACATAGAACATATGTTGAGTTCAAAGTCGGACCCAAAAGTTTATCCctatttgaattaaatattttacatatattaatgAATCAATGAATATGCGATCCACAGGTGAGGGAGAAATCTTTTGTATTTTAAGAAGAGCTATTACTTTTCTATTCAGGACCTCGTGGCTTTAGAAAACTTATAATCAATCAAGACCtttcatttttaatataattatttgtttCGGTTTTCTAGCAAGAAATAaggagttgagagagagagagagagagagagagagagagagagagagagagagagagagttcaaaGGTTATATAGTTGAATGTTTCAGTCAGTACCATCAATATGTCTTTGATCAAATATGTACATTtataagcatgcatgcatgggcatCAACCTTATACATTAAAGTTCCAAGATTCTTAGCATGgatttttaataaagaaaatgatattccCACTTATATATACTTTCCACTcaaaatttgtatttatttatattttagtattttgtttttcattttttatattttttattaagaaataatttagaataagaAAAAGACTATCAAGGGCTCTAGCACTACCTTTTTAATAATAAGTGTTGATCTTAAGTAGATTTTTTGTTATCTCTACAAAAAAATCTATGAAACTCTTCATATTATGAATAGTCAGCTTTATGGCAAGAAGGGTTATATGGCattgaagttggatatgagcaaggcttacGATCATGTTGGATGGAGTTTTATTGCAGTTGTGTTGAGCAACAAGGTGTAATCAAAATGAGCCATCTTGTCTTTGCTAACGATAGCCTCTTGTTTTGTGGTGCTAACATGACTGAATGGGCAAAACTACATAACATTCTTGGGAGATATGAGGTTGTTTCTGGATAGATGCTTAATAGAGAGAAAACATCTGTTTTTTCCAACAGAAACACAAAGTTAGCAACTAGAAGTTTTCTGATGGTGATTGCTGGGTTAAGAGCTTCAACTAGTCTTGAtaaatatcttggtcttccctCTTTGATTGGTAGATCTAGAGTTAGTGCTTTTAAAGGTATCATTGAAAAGGTTCGATGCAAACTGAATaattggaagacaaaatttCTCTCACAAGCCGATAGAGAAATTTTCATTAAGGCAATTTTGCAATCTGTACCTACCTACTATATGAGTGCATTCTTGTTACCTAAGGTTCTTTGTCAGAAACTAAACTCTTTGCTTTCCAACTTTTGCTGGGGAAACACAGATGATCAATCTAAGATTCATTGGAAAAAATGGAGTGTCTTATGTAAAGGGAAGCAACATGGGGGTTGTGGTTTTTAGAGATTTATCTAGTTTCAACCTAGCTGTTTTGGTAAGGCAAGCTTGGAGACTTCTCACATCACCTGATTCTTTACCTAGTCGAATTTTCAAAGCAAAGTATTACCCTAATTCTTCTATATTACATGATGGTATGGGATCTAAACCATCATTTGGGTGGAGAAGTATCTAGCAGTCTTTTGAATTGTTGAATGTATGCATCATTTGGAGAGTGGGGACTAGGAGACGAATTCATGTATGACAAGATAAATGGTTACCGGTGTGAGTACTACTAAAATACAAACTCCAATTCGAGTCGTACCAAATAAAACTATGGTAACAGAGCTCATAGATGAGCAGACAGGTTGGTGGGATGTGACTTTATTACAGATTATTTTTACTGAAACTAACATTTCTGCAATATTGAAGATACCCATCAGCCTCTTTAATAGTACAAACAAGTTGGTATGGAAGGGCACTTAAAATGGCATTTACTCTATTAAGAGTGCATATCATTTGCATGTGCACCTACAAACTATGAGAAAGGGGAATCTTCCAATAGGTAGGATTATAATCTGTTATGGAAAATTATTTGGGCTATGCTTGTTACAAATGTTGTCAAGTTTTTCATGTGGCGTGCTTGCAATGATTCATTGCCaacaaaatagaattttttcaaaaggaatgtTGTTGTTGATCTCAAGTGTCCCATTTGTTTGAGAAAAGATGAAACTCTAGGCATGTGCTATGGTACTAACCTACAGTAAGGGatgtttggatacttggcaattTAGCAATCCAAAAGGCTTCAATTACAGCTGTTGCATTTGGGCAGATTTTACAATAGCTCATATCCCGATGGTCAATGTAGGATTTAACCTTATTTGCATTTGTTGCTAGAGCTTTGTGATATAGGAGGAATAAATGGATTCATGAAGAGGTGTTTTTACACCCAGTTGGGTTGTTCAATCATGCTAAGCATGATCTTGGTGCATGTCATGAGGCATTACATCTTTCACATAACACTTGTTCCCCATCATTGTCCATGAATCTACATTGGCAGGCTCCACCAAATGCTTGGATTAAAGTCAATTGGGACATAGCTACTAATCTTGATTCTAATAAGATTGGCATTGGTGTGGTCCTACGTGACTGTGATGGTATGGTACTGGCTAGTCTAATGAAGCCATTGTCTTTTTGCTCAGAACCATGTTTAGCTAAAGCTTGGGTCTTTTACAAGCTACCATGTTATGCACAAAATTTGGATTGAGATCTTTTATGTTTGAGGGTGACTCTCTTCAAGTTGTTAATGTTGTTAATGCTAAGGAGGCTAGTTCTGGAAGTATTAGTCCATTGGTGCATGATATAAAATGTCTCTTTGCTAATTCTAATTGGTAGGTCTTACATGTAAAAAGGGAGCCCAATAAGGTAGCACACACTCTAGCTCAAGAGGCTGTGAAGCTTCATTCAGAGTTGTTTGATATAGATGTTGTGACACCTTGTATTTCTTTCACTTGCAATGGCTAACAGCCAATTCATTATCTGAAAGAAATGtttgtttgaaaaagaaaaaaaaacttctaattAATCAAGgcctttcattttttatattattatttgtttcgGTTTTCTAGTAAGAaataaggagagagagagagagagagagagagagagagagagagagagagagagtccaaAGGTTATCTAGTTGAATGTTTCAGTCAGTGCGATCAATATATATCTATGATCAAATATGTACATTTATAAGGGTGCATGGGAATCAACCTTGTACATTAAAGTTCCAAGATTCTCGCCATGgatttttaataaagaaaatgatgctCCCACTTATACTTTCCACAcaaaatttgtatttatttatactttaatattgtgtttttcattatttatatttttttttattaagaaatactTCACAATAAGAGAGAGTAAACTGTCGCACTATCAAGCTAGGGCTCTAGCACACTAcccttttaataatttttttttttttaatcttataagtTTCACTAAACTTAAAGAAGAGTTACAAATTGTAGGGTATCTGGATTAACAACCAGATCAACTAAGCCCTCAAGAAGAAATAGTGATGCTTTTGCAAGTAAGTGTGCATAAGAATTAcgatttctttttacaaaagtAGCATTCCAACTACCTAAACAGGAAAGTTTCCTCTTAGTATCACTACGGATCATTCTCACTTATCCCATCTAGATTGATCTTTCATAAGTCCCTTGATTATTGAGTGAGAATCCCCTTCTAAAATGATTGAACTGTAACCTAGTTCAGTAGCCAAATCTGCAGCATATAGGGCTCCTTGAGCTTCTGCAAGTAGGGGATCAAAGAAACTCGGTTTTGAGAACTTTTTGTAAGCTAAAACTTTGCCTTGATGCTTACGAGACACTATTCCAAAACCTGCCCTTCCATTAATAGCACTCATGCTTGCATCCCAATTTACCTTGATCACACCTGGTGGAGGAGGATTCCATGTGCCTAAGCCTTCTGTTGTCCCCCAATTAGAagcttgtggcttttgttgtgCATTTTTGAACTCTAAGAAGGAATTCTCAGCAACCTAAACCAGGTTATCAGGATGAGTGAAGAAGTTCTCGAAGATAAAAAGGTTTCTCCTCTGCCAAATGCCTCTAGCTATAATAGCAAATAATTCCACTATCTCTATATCATAACTAGAGTTTAGAGCCTCTACTAAGTCACTGAAAGTTTCTTGTCTAATTGAGCACTTCTGAAAACCAGAGGAGCCATGGCTCCACACATCCATAGCAAAGGGGCAGTTGCATAGGATATGGATCACTGTTTCATCTTCACACAGGCACACAGGTCACTTTGGTGATTTACAAATTAGCTTCTTGACCAGGTTTAGTCTTGTGGGCAAAGAGTCTAGGCCAGCTCTCCACATAAATGTCTTCACTGCATTTGGGATTTTAAACCTCCAACAGCTAGTCCAATTTGAATTCTTTTTGGTAACCAAAGAAGGTTGTCCATCCATTATTGCATTTAACTCATTTTGAAAATAGTAAGCACTCTTTACACTGAACCCCCCATCTTTAGTGCCTTGCCATATTAGCCTATCCTCTGCTCCAGTTGAACTAATAGGAATCTTTTGGATTGTTTCAGCTTCCTCCTCACCAAGACCTCCCTCACCAATTCCATTTTCCATTCTCTTTCTATGTTGTTTATAAGACTACCTACCTTTGCATCACCTGGCAGGCCTGTATTGCATATGGTACCTTGTAAGTTGAGGGAGTAGGCAGCCACCTATCTTTTCAAATAAGTTTATTATGGCCATTTCCAATCCTTGATATGGTGCCCCTTTCAATCAAGTGTCTTGCTGAGCAAATACTCATCCAAATAAAGAAGGGTCTGACACCCACTTTAGCCTTCAAGAaatctatttttggaaaatattttgctCTGAGAACCTGAGATGCCAGTGAATGGTGTACTTGTAGAATCCTCCAAGCTTGTTTAGCTAATAGAGCATAATTAAAGCTCTCAAAATTTTTGAATCCCACCCCTCCATCATTTTTTGCCTTTCCCATTTGTTGCCAAGAAACCCAGTGTGTTTTCCTTTCCCCTTGTTGTTGACCCCACCAGTAATTGTGCATTATTCTATTGAGTTCTCTTAGAAGACTCTTAGACAGTTTAAAGACTCCCATGCAATATGTGGGCAGAGCTTGGATGATTGCCTTAAGTAACACCTCCTTTCCAGTTTGTGATagcaatttatttttcaagttACTCACACGACTTCTGACTCTATCCAGTATCCCTTTGAAAGCCTGAATTCTTGATCTGCCTAATAGAGCAAGTAATCCTAAATATTTCTCATAGCTTAAAGTGGCTCTGAAACCAGCCATGCCAAGGATGTGATCTCTGGTCAttattttggtgtttgcacTGAAGTAAATAGATGTTTTTTCCTTGTTGAGTTTCTGCCTTGAGCCACTTTCATACAGCTCAAGTAGTTCAATTATCTTTGCCCACTCCACTGCACTTACACGGCAAAACAAcagactatcatctgcaaaaaataaatggttgaTACTTAGTCTGCCTCTTCCCAATTGGATTCCATGGATAAGCCTTGAATCTTCAGCTTGTTGCAGAAGTGAGCTTAATACCTCAACTACAAGTATGAAAAGACAGGAAGCTTAATACCTCAGCCTTGAGTCTCCCTGTCTTAGTCCTCTTGTTGGTTGGAACCAAGGCTGAGGATTGCCATTGATAAGAATTGAATATGAGATTGTTGAGATACATCTCATCACCAATCCTATCCATCTTGAGTTGAATCCCATCTTTTCCATTGATGCACTCAAAAAATTTCATTCCACCTtatcataggctttactcatatcTAGTTTCAATGACATAAAGCCCTGTTGCCCCTTTACTTTTGTGCTCATTGAATGCATTGCTTCAAATGCCACAATTACATTATCAAGAATTAACCTTCCTagtacaaaagcactttgagtaGGGGAAATGATTTGATGCAAGATTAACTTGAGCCTGTTTGCTATGACTTTAGAGACTAGCTTTTAGATAACATTGCATAGGGATATTGGTCTAAATTCAGTCACTGATTGGGTCTTGTTTACCTTAAGGATGAGTAGTATGTAGGTCTCATTATTGCAGGACATGTCCCCTTCAGCATTGAAAGCTTCTAGGACAGCTTTGGTTACATCCTCTCCTACTATGTCCcaatgtttttgaaaaaatatagctGAGAATCCATCAAGACCTGGAGATCCTAATGGATTCGTTTGAAATAAAGTTGTTCTTACCTCTTCTGCAGTGAATTCTCTTGTTAGATGTCTGTTCATGTGTTCATCCACTCTCTTCTCCACATACTTCAGGCAATCAGCTATCTTATCAAGTTGAGAGGTTGAGAAAAGGCTCTTGTAGTGTCTATTAAAAATGTCAAAGATATCTTCCCTGCTGCATGCCACACTCCCATCTTCCCTTTTAATGTTCTGAATTTCATTTGCTTTTTTTCTCTGACTTGCAGCTCTAtggaagaattttgtatttctatctccaTTTTTTAGCCACATCTGTTTACCCATTTGTTTCCACTTTATGTTGTCTACCTCTTAGATCCTCTGCCTCTTTTTGCATTTGTTTCACTACTGTCGTTAACTCTCCATTATTAGCTTCCTACATCTTTGAGATCATGTTGAGTTTGCCTTATGCCTGTTTTCTTTACTTGTCTattgaggtctttttccactaacttAAATATTTCTTACAACTTTTTAACTTCTCTTTCACTCCCTTCAGAACAGAGCCTTGCCTAGCTGAAATATGAACCCAACTGTTATGTATGATTCCACTGCATTCCTTCTTTAGGTCCCAGCTGGCCTCATATCTAAATATCTTTGTTCTTCCTCCCCCCTGTCTCCTATTACTTTCTGTGTCATTCCCCATGTTGAATTCTAAAGGGCAATGGTCAGATGATTGTGCTACAAGAGCATTGACCCTTGTGTTAGAGAACTGGTTAATCCAAGCTAGATTTCCAAAAACTTGATCTTGTGAATTGACTTCCTTCCCTTCCATTAttccatgtgtattttgttCCATCATACCCTAGATCACTCAGGCCACAATTTTCCACTACCTCTCTGAAGGTTTCCATCTGAGTATAAGGCCTTAAGGCTACTCCTTTCTTTTCATGTTGGTGCATCACTTCATTAAAGTCCCCAAAGCAAATCCAAGGTCTCTCATTATTAGGCTTTAGCAATCTCAGCAACTGCCAACTGTTTTCCCTTTGAGAGGTGATAGGATTTCCATAGAAGCCAATTACCAGTATAGCTTCAGTGTTATCATCCTTTTTATAAGACAAGGATATATGATGTTGTGAGTAAGTTTCTAAAGAGAATTCATCATTGTTATTCCACATAAAAGCAATACCCTCACTTTTGCCTCTACTTTCAACTACAAAGCTTCTATCAAAGCCCACTAAGTTCCTCACTTCTTCCACTTTTCTCCTTCCACATTTAGTTTCCATTATAAACACCACTTTGGGACACTTTGTTTTCACCCATAGATGAAGTTCTCGAGCTGTATGAGGGTTCCCAAGCTCTCTACAATTCCAACTAAGGCCGATCATTGTTGTTGGTGGAGCTACTCAGTAGCCTTCACCAACTCACTTGAAAATTGTTAGTTTCCAACTCAACAGTAATCTTCTGTTTCTTACCAATTTTTTCATTGTTGCCCATCTTTttatttccctctctctttttacTGTTTTGTGTCTCATTCTCAATTTGAATTTGCTTTTTTTGTTCTGCTTCCTTGACCTTTCTTTTCCAAGTGGATCCCATTGGTTTTGACCCCTCCATAGTTTTATTTATGTGTATTATTGCATTTGTCTCTCTAGGTGTGTTGTTTATAGGCAGGCTTTCAGAAATTGTCAGGATTTTCACTTCAGGTTGGTGAGCTCCCTTTTCCATGTGGCCCTCCTTACTAACCTTTGTTAACTCTTCTATCTCCACTGGATGTACCTTCTCTAGATTTTGCTCTCCCTTTTTGGTTGCTTGATCTGTCAGAGACTCCTGGATATCCTCTTGATAAACATCCACTCCCTCGGTTCTTTCTATCTTTATTCCCTTCATTTCATCCTCTCTATCCTCTGACTCTTgcctctctttattttgattataCATATTAGCACCTCCATACTTCCTTTGATTGAAAAACTTTATGTTTAAAGGTTGTGCTCAAAGCCAAGGCCCGTTGTTGAATAACCTTTCCTTCTTTGGTTTGCTCAGTCCTTTGCCCTGTGCATCCGTTTCCTTGATGGAATAAAATCCCACAGTGAAAATAGAAGGATTGTAGTCTCTCATATTTGAAGGATATCCAATATTGATGCCTTTCAAAACTTAGCCAACGTCCTCTCAGAAGAGACTTATGAATATCAATAGCTACTCTCACTCTAAGGCATCTCCCCCATGTTGAGCCATCAGATTCTACATCTATTCTGATAACATGACCAATGGATTTCCCAAACTGATTTCCCAATTCCTCAGTCATAGCTACAAGAGGCAAGCTATGAAGTTGAACCTAGAACAGTTCTAGATTGAATTGTATTGAATTTAGCacatcatatttattcacttcttGTATAGTCACTAGGCTCCTATCAAAACACCAAGGTCTTCCattgagtactttttctttaTCATCTATCCATTGGAattcaattgaaaattttttgtctccaaATTCTTTGATACTTACCCACCCCTCGTTGTAATAAATTGGTCGCAAAagcccatttttcttgtagtatcAATTTCCATACTTGTGCCATTATTTTCCTAAAGCTTCATTGTTAAGGCTTCTTTCAGTTAGTACTTTACCAATTATGCAATGTTTTCCTCTAATTCCATATTTCTTTGCATTATGAGCATAAAAGGTTGAACTTTCTTCATTAGTCAGCTCTAGTCTATCCCATCTTTTCATCAGCTCTTCCTCATCCAAGGCCATGGTTGCTCTGCGTTACACTCTCAGTGAGGAAAGACTTAAACCCTTGCCTAAGGAAGGGATTCACCTTACTTTCCTCGAGAGAAAAAAGGAGCTGCTAGCTTTGGCGGCAAGCAGCTCAAACTTCCTTTCCACTTTTTTAGTAGAAACACCTACCCTTCCAATAATCAAGTGTTGATCTTAAGTAGATTTTTTGTTATCTCTACAAATTTGCGTGGTTTATGTGTCggtatgatttttaaaaataaaaatgataaagtacTTATGATtagtttataacttatttttacaattttatttaaaataaaaagtcattatatgaaattaaaattattttttattgaaatagtaTAATTACTTTTTCAAAGATGCACTCAAAATGAGAAAACTTTATTTGTTTATCTAATCATATATTGTAGATAAACAACTTTCACCGCACTGATCTTGTAGGTTTAAAATGTCCTTATTTGTTTAGTTAAACGTCAACTTTcctatgttttatttatttatttatttgttattattattattattatatcctTCGTAGTTGTTATCCAAACTCTAAACATAGAACGTAAGATAGATATATAAAGTGACTCTCAcaatatttatgattatttaaataaattttttagataatattaaatttcaaTAAATGTCGAAAGACTTAATTTATGcgtatttttctattattaatattgaaattcCAAAACTTATTTAAACTAAAGATCTAAGAATATCTTAATTTTTTGGATACGagtatcttaattttttttaaataaatgagtaTATCAAATTATCTATAAATAGTTATGAAaatcataataaataatttataaatatataatattaaaatacactcaaaataTCTGATCAATCGattgatataaattataaataaattcaaacagtTTCAAACTCTGACCTTCTCTCCAATCAAAACCTCTTGAAGTTTTTCTTTGGATCATGAATGTCATGAGCCGAATATTCCTGACTACGTTGGAATTAAAAGCACATGATGGTCACAACATTGCTGTCTTAACTAATTCTAAGGTTTCCTATCAATGACTTTAGTTCCTATTTTCCTTGACTTTTCGTTTTTAACCTTgtcaaataaaattgaaaacggTAAAGGAAGACAAGAACAGCTAAATCCACGAGAGAAGTTCACAACAATAAATCAAGACATGTTGTCGAAAATCAGTGTGCACGTGATCTGACCTTAAATTTGTTTAGTACGTATTTAATTCATGATTATAATTTTCCTACGCGTCATgacttaattaaaatatatacatgattGGAAGTCGCAATATATACTACTCGACACGGTGGAATATCTAGTGACGTTATCTCCACATTATTCCACACAAACTAATTAATTGCATTGGTTAAAGTCTCTCCTTGTATTAATGTTTTTCTGGACATTCAAACTTTTATTTTGAATTGGTTAAAGTCTCGATCtccttgtatttttatttttatttaaaactaatagtAGAGGAATAGTTAAAtacattaaatgataaaaaaaacatatttaatttatatatatattctattataataaatggTTATTTAACTGTTACAgtaactttttctttatttttttgttaactttttttatttttcaattaagtaCATTACTATCTTATTTTAAGGATATAATTATCTTTTTATACCTCTCTCTCTTATTCCCACTCTTCGATGACTGCCTCCCTACCTACTCCTCTCAAATCCATCCTCTCACACGTTTTCCTAAAACACTCAGATCTTAATTCGAGTATAAATATTCAGATCTATagaaaaaaaggacaaaaaagaacaataagcacaaaatgaaaaaaaaaaaaaaaaggctcaaaTCTAAACAAGATCTGTTTAAATATgtcgagattaaaaaaaattatatcaaaacacaTGATTTGGATTTATCTTCCAACATCCCACAAAAATCCCAAATCTTATGCATTGTTTGAGTGTggtaattatatttattgttgtagCAATGAtactatttttgtaatttatctatattattctaatatatcttgactttaatttttaactaatttttttgttttctaatatatttaaatatgtaattattatacttacctatctattattattcaaagatatttgctaaaatttacttttttgtctctatatattaaattattcattaattaagttttgtttaaaaaaacgatattatttttataaaaaacttgtttaaCCCAATTAAATAAACATATTTTACACGCCAAGAACATGTAGCTCAGATGGCATGAGACCCAACCTTTATAAGAGAGATCTTGGGTTCGATCCCCCTCCCTAATCCcccaatatcaaaaaaataaaaataaacatattttaCACATACTACTAATTTagtgtgtctatatatatatatatatataagttgtagAAAAGTGTCAAAAGTGCGTCGACGCGTCCCAATAAGTTGATTATATGGTGACATATGCCAAttgtttttttgtctttttcattaagtaaaTCAAGTACTGCCAATTGTAAGGTTTTTGGGTTTAAATAAGGTAGGTATCGAGATGGATTCGAAGCTTGTGATAGATTGGCTAATAAAGAAGAGATGTGGTCTCTGGGACTTGGAAGACTACTGGGAAGAGTTGTTAAGCCTTCTTAAATGAATGATATTTCAGATTAAACATGTTTATAGGGAGAGTAATTCTTTAGCTGATGGCTTTGCATGATTGGGCACTGCTGGAGTTAATAAAACATAGAATAAGAGTTCAGATTTACCTTGGCTACTTAGGGGCATTTTTTGATTGGATAAGAGTGGATGCTCTTATCTTAGATTAAGAACTTGTTCTGAGTAGTTTTTTTGATTGGTTATGatgtttttctctttcttaagTTGTAATCATGGTTTTCATAAGTCAAAAGTGagaatttcttaataaaatttggGAGCGACCACTCTTAGACATGTGGCTCTgactcttcaaaaaaaaaatcaagtgtcCAAGAATAGTTTACATGGT
This genomic interval from Carya illinoinensis cultivar Pawnee chromosome 2, C.illinoinensisPawnee_v1, whole genome shotgun sequence contains the following:
- the LOC122301650 gene encoding uncharacterized protein LOC122301650, with the translated sequence MGKQMWLKNGDRNTKFFHRAASQRKKANEIQNIKREDGSVACSREDIFDIFNRHYKSLFSTSQLDKIADCLKYVEKRVDEHMNRHLTREFTAEEVRTTLFQTNPLGSPGLDGFSAIFFQKHWDIVGEDVTKAVLEAFNAEGDMSCNNETYILLILKLVSKVIANRLKLILHQIISPTQSAFVLGRLILDNVIVAFEAMHSMSTKVKGQQGFMSLKLDMIEVLSSLLQQAEDSRLIHGIQLGRGRLSINHLFFADDSLLFCRVSAVEWAKIIELLELYESGSRQKLNKEKTSIYFSANTKIMTRDHILGMAGFRATLSYEKYLGLLALLGRSRIQAFKGILDRVRSRVSNLKNKLLSQTGKEVLLKAIIQALPTYCMGVFKLSKSLLRELNRIMHNYWWGQQQGERKTHWVSWQQMGKAKNDGGVGFKNFESFNYALLAKQAWRILQVHHSLASQVLRAKYFPKIDFLKAKVGVRPFFIWMSICSARHLIERGTISRIGNGHNKLI